A window from Ruminiclostridium josui JCM 17888 encodes these proteins:
- a CDS encoding DUF881 domain-containing protein: MKVKDNFIILFIIFAILGMLVTVQIRSTVSMQKQSALTLDYNRLKSQLDTRVKEGEQYKAQIAELEQKKEDFLKASPGTNSSNSLKSELDYLKFISGLTDVTGDGIVITLNDAENPDPESQMNYIIHDYEIYGIINDLRVAGAQAIAINDERLIATSEQICTGPTIKINKNRYAVPFEIKAIGDPGKLYSAIKNSNVVSGLIQYKKRVTVEQKNNIVIPKFMNDINGLISKLEVVDNENKKEK, from the coding sequence ATGAAGGTAAAAGACAATTTTATTATTCTATTTATCATATTTGCCATTTTGGGTATGCTAGTTACAGTACAGATAAGAAGTACAGTTAGCATGCAAAAACAATCTGCTCTTACACTTGATTATAACAGGTTAAAAAGTCAACTGGATACAAGAGTTAAAGAAGGAGAGCAGTATAAGGCACAGATAGCAGAACTGGAACAAAAAAAGGAAGATTTTCTAAAAGCTTCTCCAGGAACGAATTCTAGTAACAGCTTGAAAAGTGAGCTGGATTACCTTAAATTTATATCAGGATTAACGGATGTGACCGGGGATGGTATAGTTATAACCTTAAATGATGCAGAAAATCCTGACCCCGAAAGTCAAATGAATTATATAATTCACGATTACGAGATTTATGGTATTATAAATGATTTGAGAGTTGCCGGAGCACAGGCCATAGCAATAAATGATGAAAGGCTTATTGCAACTAGTGAGCAGATTTGCACAGGCCCTACCATAAAAATAAATAAAAACAGGTATGCAGTTCCTTTTGAAATAAAGGCTATTGGTGATCCTGGTAAATTATACTCTGCAATAAAGAACAGTAACGTAGTAAGCGGACTTATACAATATAAAAAGCGTGTTACTGTAGAACAGAAAAATAACATTGTTATACCAAAATTCATGAATGACATCAATGGATTGATTTCCAAGCTGGAGGTAGTAGATAATGAAAACAAAAAGGAGAAGTAG
- a CDS encoding DUF4062 domain-containing protein, whose translation MTLKYTVLRVFIASPNDLNEERKIFLKVIDEVNEIKGHSMGYHIEPLGWEDTLPGKGRPQELINKSILECDLFLMLLWRKWGTPTGKYSSGTQEEFILASELSKLYAKPDIWIFFKNANLLDDDKDSIAINDFRTNIEANKSFYYKTFSDGYEWEGMLRNHLCRWLDSLKINNTVFVTPTNELLFDITFIDNLEKSEIYFNISDEQSFAKWKSMNEDSKKHFMYNLLSRYLYLNLGVTPYKGIFRYKIDTNKLLLLGSVAFKYGSSYENSTYFIPDNYNQLFYKEYKERSLTDFHTGLARLNDK comes from the coding sequence ATGACATTAAAATACACAGTACTACGTGTTTTTATAGCATCGCCGAATGATTTAAATGAGGAAAGAAAGATATTTTTAAAAGTAATTGACGAAGTTAATGAAATTAAAGGACACTCTATGGGATACCATATTGAGCCATTGGGTTGGGAAGATACATTGCCGGGTAAAGGACGGCCTCAAGAATTAATAAATAAAAGTATATTGGAGTGTGATCTATTCTTAATGCTCCTGTGGCGAAAATGGGGTACACCCACCGGAAAATATTCCTCTGGAACCCAGGAAGAGTTTATATTGGCATCTGAACTCAGCAAATTATATGCAAAGCCGGATATTTGGATTTTTTTCAAAAATGCAAATTTACTTGATGATGACAAAGACTCTATAGCAATAAATGATTTTAGAACTAACATTGAAGCAAATAAGTCATTTTATTATAAGACTTTTAGTGACGGATATGAATGGGAGGGCATGCTTCGTAATCATTTATGCCGTTGGCTGGACTCACTAAAAATAAACAATACCGTCTTTGTCACTCCAACAAATGAATTACTTTTTGATATAACCTTCATAGACAATTTGGAAAAAAGTGAGATTTATTTTAATATTTCAGATGAACAATCTTTTGCTAAATGGAAAAGTATGAACGAAGATTCAAAAAAGCATTTCATGTATAATTTATTATCGCGATATCTTTATCTGAATCTCGGAGTGACCCCATACAAAGGGATATTTCGGTACAAAATAGATACAAATAAGCTATTACTTTTAGGAAGTGTAGCATTTAAATATGGTTCTTCATATGAAAACAGTACATATTTTATTCCGGATAACTATAATCAACTTTTTTATAAGGAGTATAAAGAAAGAAGTTTAACAGACTTCCATACAGGTCTTGCAAGGTTGAATGATAAGTAA
- a CDS encoding helix-turn-helix transcriptional regulator: MNVKIYNTERLDCNGSQVKICIPICHGEESELVLTKNKATEIGNSILSKLSKLNRKGFFILKIVRIMNGITQAEMAKLLSMPASTYRHKENRDYGSGFMITEVSTICKKFNMSADLLFRQDDVIKIA; encoded by the coding sequence ATGAATGTTAAAATATATAATACCGAAAGACTAGATTGCAATGGTTCGCAAGTAAAGATCTGTATTCCAATATGCCATGGAGAAGAAAGTGAGTTAGTGCTTACAAAGAATAAAGCTACTGAAATAGGAAATAGTATTTTATCAAAGCTTAGTAAATTGAATCGCAAAGGGTTTTTTATCTTAAAGATAGTCAGAATAATGAATGGAATAACTCAAGCTGAAATGGCTAAGTTATTATCAATGCCGGCGAGTACATATAGGCACAAAGAAAATCGCGACTATGGATCCGGGTTCATGATAACTGAAGTGTCCACTATATGTAAAAAGTTCAATATGAGTGCTGACTTGTTATTCCGTCAAGATGATGTTATAAAAATAGCTTAA
- a CDS encoding sce7726 family protein: protein MEELLSILESKYSLIELQKIATKLDKTFRLNSFWNGWLELEQVFYNVNLNINDLKSKYLYRDIYNAIIMKYGKTERIVKYYLTKEFINNDNEVCLYEFNVGNSRLDFGRINGRSYAYEIKTELDNTNRLLDQLSDYINVFEFINVVIHEKHLSKIKSLIPRNVGIIQYTFNENGMAFDSIRKPKENKNMKKLSQLEIMNTDDLDYIIKKIINVSQVPRFKSEKLKFVNKHFNKYQFNDVFKEAIKNKQSKKWKHIKDNFDMLKPIELQDAYIYEYDIKQLNC from the coding sequence ATGGAGGAACTACTAAGCATACTTGAAAGCAAATATAGCCTTATTGAATTACAAAAAATTGCTACAAAGCTAGACAAGACATTCCGCCTAAATAGCTTTTGGAATGGCTGGCTAGAATTGGAACAAGTATTTTACAATGTCAATTTAAATATAAATGATCTTAAGTCAAAATATCTCTATAGAGATATTTATAATGCTATTATTATGAAATACGGAAAAACCGAAAGGATTGTCAAATATTATTTAACTAAAGAATTTATCAATAATGATAATGAAGTATGCTTATATGAATTTAATGTTGGTAATAGTAGATTAGATTTCGGAAGAATTAATGGCAGATCATACGCATATGAAATCAAAACTGAATTAGACAATACAAATAGGCTATTGGATCAGTTATCCGACTATATTAATGTATTTGAATTCATAAATGTTGTTATACACGAAAAGCATTTATCAAAAATTAAATCTCTCATCCCCAGGAATGTGGGTATAATCCAATATACATTCAACGAAAATGGAATGGCTTTTGATTCAATCAGAAAGCCTAAAGAAAATAAAAACATGAAAAAGTTAAGTCAGCTAGAAATTATGAATACAGACGACCTAGACTATATAATTAAAAAAATAATTAATGTTAGTCAAGTTCCAAGGTTTAAGTCTGAGAAACTTAAGTTTGTAAATAAGCATTTTAATAAATACCAATTTAACGATGTATTTAAGGAAGCTATAAAAAATAAACAGTCAAAAAAATGGAAGCATATCAAAGATAATTTTGATATGCTTAAACCCATTGAATTACAAGACGCCTATATTTATGAATATGATATTAAACAATTGAATTGCTAA
- a CDS encoding beta family protein has product MKYVPALMSLDGELNALSHQFFSDNVMPLIRIVKDIKKEKGKASIIDDIEELIKSKPDNDFFITIPRNLNLSHKKLKKPVEAFYKNINSNRNFHRDILIRFAKYTNVIPVIEVNLDNYKAGDLADLKKSLSNISSRIAYMVEVKKLATIEAELFNLIGKKDFLIYNLENFSFEKASISREVKKIQSFQVQKGFKSIVIKQIYSELTFPKLPNRDIRINDVAYECIDFDYYDDFKKYFNYFGDTAGIRTNPIYSGGVSYPAYLTIEMDTFVHHGFRGIEKDPNSYETDLLVKYLKSDHWNNKLTPKHKTSCNGCSIINNFNGRIENPNNPTKWKTVTISHFIDTMDYKISNSIV; this is encoded by the coding sequence ATGAAGTATGTACCTGCATTAATGAGCTTAGATGGGGAGCTCAATGCACTGTCTCATCAATTCTTTAGTGACAATGTAATGCCGCTTATCCGAATAGTTAAGGATATTAAGAAAGAGAAGGGAAAAGCAAGTATAATTGATGATATCGAAGAACTAATTAAATCGAAACCTGATAACGATTTTTTTATAACGATCCCAAGAAATCTAAATCTGTCACATAAAAAATTAAAAAAGCCTGTTGAAGCCTTTTATAAAAATATTAATTCAAATAGGAACTTCCATAGAGATATATTAATTAGATTTGCAAAATATACGAATGTTATACCTGTAATTGAAGTAAATCTTGATAATTACAAGGCTGGGGATTTAGCTGATCTAAAAAAATCACTCTCAAATATATCAAGCAGAATAGCTTATATGGTTGAGGTGAAGAAGCTGGCAACAATAGAAGCAGAACTTTTCAATTTAATTGGGAAAAAAGATTTTCTTATTTATAATTTAGAGAACTTTAGCTTTGAAAAAGCATCTATATCGAGAGAAGTAAAGAAAATCCAGTCATTTCAAGTACAAAAAGGATTTAAATCCATTGTAATTAAACAAATATATTCTGAATTGACTTTCCCAAAGCTTCCTAATAGAGATATCAGAATAAATGATGTTGCTTACGAATGTATAGATTTTGACTACTATGATGATTTTAAAAAATACTTTAATTATTTTGGTGATACGGCAGGTATAAGAACTAACCCAATATACAGTGGAGGTGTCTCTTATCCTGCATATCTGACAATTGAAATGGATACTTTTGTACATCATGGCTTTAGGGGAATAGAGAAGGATCCAAATTCATACGAGACTGATCTCTTAGTCAAATATCTAAAATCGGATCACTGGAATAATAAATTGACACCAAAACATAAAACTTCGTGTAATGGCTGTTCAATAATTAATAATTTTAATGGCAGAATTGAAAATCCAAATAATCCAACAAAATGGAAGACTGTAACAATAAGTCATTTTATTGATACAATGGACTATAAGATTAGCAATTCAATTGTTTAA
- a CDS encoding helix-turn-helix domain-containing protein, which produces MGYEKLPDILTLKQVAEFLQVSNLTIQRAIHAGKLKAFKPGRDYRILKEDLILFIEGEKNE; this is translated from the coding sequence TTGGGTTATGAAAAACTACCTGATATATTAACACTAAAGCAAGTTGCTGAATTTTTACAGGTCAGTAATCTAACTATTCAGAGAGCAATACATGCAGGAAAATTAAAAGCATTTAAGCCTGGAAGAGATTACAGGATACTTAAAGAGGATTTAATATTGTTTATTGAAGGTGAAAAAAATGAATAA